The sequence below is a genomic window from Salinispira pacifica.
CTCTCTCCCCCGCCGAAACAATCCTGAAGCCGCATGGGAAAACGGGCCGGGCCCCGGGGAAGAACACTCCGTCAAATCGTCAGCACCTGCTTCCCCTCTTCCGTCATTACAGACCCATGCCGGTCCCATGATGTTCGCCAGTTTTTCCCAGCATGATCTCCTTCATCCCCGGGTAATTGCCGAGCTGGACGAACGGACCCGGAATGACAGCCTTTCCGCCCACTGGTCGGCAATGATCCGTTCGGAACTCTACCGGGACTACATCCGTTCGGAAATTCTCCGGCAGAGAGTCCCCACGGAACTGATGGCGGTGGCATACATTGAATCTTCCTTTGACGTGATGGCGGAAAGCCGCACCGGTGCCCGTGGTCTGTGGCAGTTTGCCGATAACTCCCTTGCTCCCTGGCTGAGCAGATCAGAAACCTTTCCGCGATTTGATGAGCGCTTTGATTTCCGGAAATCTACCATAGCGGCCATGGAAAAACTGATGATCAACCGGAGAGAAACCGGCGACTGGATTTCCGCTGTGGCGGCCTACAACGGCGGATTGGGCAGACTCAGCCGAAGCCTTGCCGCCTTGAACCGCCGGGGCACCGGCAACGGCTCTGCCCCGGCGCCGAACCCCGCAGATACACCGGGTGAAACCCTGTCACCTTTCTGGAGTCTTGATATACAGGATGAGGGAGAGCCCTATGTACGGGAAGCGGGAAATATCAGCAGAGAAACCGCGAACTACATTCCCCGGTACATTGCCGCCTCGGTTATCGCCGCATATCCGGGCCGCTTCGGCATCCGTCTCAACTGGTCTGCCCCCCTGCACTGGGAGCACCTGAGTCCGGGAATTGAAATTGAGTTGACCACACTCGCCGGGGAATCCGGCGTACCTCTTCAGATTCTCCGGGCCGGGAACGGCGAGTACCTTGACGGAATTATTCCCGGCGGTGCCCATGAACTGAAATTTCCCCGGCGATATTCCAGTGCCGTCCGATCCGCCCTGGGGAGTCTGAGAAAAACCCGGGAACCCTCCGGTCCCGGATACTACACGGTGAAACCCGGCGATACCCTCTGGAGCATCAGCAGATCCCATGGAATAGATCTGGAGAACCTTCGAAAGCTGAATAACCTTGAGCAGGATAATATTATCCATGCGGGGATGCAGCTCAGGCTGGCGGATGAATCTGCCGATACAAGTAATTGAGATGAAGCACATTATCCCCGATTCGCCAGCTGCCGCCCTTCGACTCCTCCTGTTGGTCATAATGACCTGTTTTGTCCTTCCTGCCCTGCTCCCTCTTCACAGCCTGAACGCCCAGATGGGAGTTGACAGCAGCATGGACTGGGAGAATGGTATTCTCCGGGTAACCGTATCCAGAACGGTGGATGACCGGGGATATAACCTTCCCGCAGCCCTCTACAGTGCCGAGCTGGAAATCGAGCGGAGGCTGCCGGACATCCTTTTCCGGGAGCTTCTCAATGTCCAGGTAGACTCCTGGAACAGTCTGGAAGATACTTTGCGAAATGAACCGGAACTTATCTCCTTCATAGAAAACCTCAGTGCAACGGCGGAACATGTCTCTGTCCGCCCGGATCCCTCGGTACCCGTACTGCACAGCAGCTATGCGCTGGAACTGTACCCCCGTCTCAGCGGTGAGCTGGTTCGCCACGGGAACAGTTTCCCCATGAATGAGGTTCTGCAGTGGCAGCCGGGTTCGGACTACAGCGGAATTGTGATATATGCCGGCCGTGAGCTTCCGGTTCACGGCGAACAACGGAGCGCAGCTCTGGAACCTGCTCTGTTCCCGGTAATCTACGATGAGAATATGCGGGTGGTGGCCGATAAAAACCGCCTGGATCCCGAGTATGCATCCCGTTGGGGCGTTGCCGCCTACACCCGGGGGTTTGATGAATCGGAACACCGGGAACGGATCGGGGACAACCCCTACAGAATTATCGCCACCAGTCTGTTCGGCATTACCCCTTCCGATCCCCTCATTCCTCCCGCCGATGCGGATGTTCTGCTGTACAGCGAGAACAACCGGAGGCTGCTGCGGGAAGGCAGAATTCTGATCATCTACTGAGCAGTGCGGGATTCACCCCCACCCCAGCCTCCCATACCTTCCCGGATTCTCCCCCCCCATGCCGGATTAATTTCCCTGCATCCTGGCGGTGGTTTTTTTTTCGGTTCTTGGGTACAATCCAGCAATTAAACCAGATCTCCATAGGGCAGTTCTCTTCAGGGAGTGCTCTATAGGACTATTCCCTGCAGAGCAGTCCCCTGCAGGGCAAGCGATCCCCACAGAATCTTCAGGAGCCATTCATGATTCGTAATGTATATTCACATTCTTTTACCCGGACCGGATCCGTTTTCAACAGGATGCCTGTCGCCCTGCTTCTTCTGTTCCTCCTTAGCGTCGTTTCATGCGGTCCACGGGCCATTGGACGGGGAGTTCTTCTGTGGGCTCCGGAAGATCTGGATATACCCGGCGGTGCTGCAGTGGAAATTTTATCCGAATCCGAACTCAGGGGCAGCTACCAGCTTCGCTATGTACCCGGGGGAGAGGAAGACGGAGAGCAGATTTTTGAAGCCGAAACCTGGAGAGTACGCAGGATCGATGACCGGGATGAGCTGGAATCAGCCAGGGAACGCTACGCCGAGTTTGCCCCCTACTTCGGCGTGGCGGAGATTCAGGCTCTTCCTGTGCGTGACAGCATGGGCACCGGTCCATCCAGCTCCATTATCTACCGGATGAGACAGGGCGAACAGGCCAAAATCATTTCCCGGAGCGAAGATGTTGTACCCGTGGGCGGCCTGGAGGATTACTGGTTCGAAATTCTTACTTCAGACGGAACACGGGGATATGTCTACGGTTATCGCCTGGATGTGGTTGACGCCCAGGGTGTCTCCACGGAGAAGACCGCTGCCTCTGAAGATGCCTTCCTGGATGCGGTGTTGAACAGTGTATGGCGTCCCGATTATTTCGCCTGGATGATCAACGACAACGTGTACGATCTGACCCGCTTCAAGGATGAATACCGTTTCGAACATGACGGGGAAAACCGGACCTTCACTTTAAACACCCGGGAGATCTCTGCGGAATTCCCCTATGAGGAGGTGTTTCGTGCCAGGTATAAAGAATATGTTGTTGCGGGAACCAGCCTTCAGATCACCACATTCAGCGAAAATTCCATTTCCATCCAGTTCACCAGAGACGGAGAAACCATTCAGGAAAGCCTGGTGCGCATTGACAGGGATGTGAGCGAGATCATTGAAAATGAACGGCAGCGCAGGGAAGATGTGAAAACAGCCTTTCTCTCCATGGGAAAAAGTTTCCGCAGCAGCCAGTACGGCAGCATGCAATTCAGCGAAGACGGGAGTCTTGAATGGCGGGGATACAACGCCCTGGATTCCAGCATTCTTCCGTCATGGTTTCAGGGACGGGGGGATCTGGCCTTTAATCTGTATCTTGCACGAGATCTCCGGAGCAGCTATGACGGAGCAGTGAGCATCACACGTCCCGGCATATCCATCTCCGAAAGTCTGAATTTCCTCTACCGGAGAACCGATCAGGGAATTCAGCTTGAATTTGTGCCCGGAGAAAATATCGACCGGAATGTCATTCTGAAACAGGCTCTGACCCCATTCGTGATATTCTTCAGCATTCAAGAGTAAGGGCGTATGATTTTACTGCAGGCCGATTCTCTGAAACTTTCATTCGGAGACAGGGAAATTCTCAAAAACGTCAGCATTCGCATCCCTGAGCGGGGGCGGATCGCCCTCTCCGGAGCCAACGGAAGCGGAAAATCAACCCTTCTTACCATTC
It includes:
- a CDS encoding SH3 domain-containing protein; protein product: MIRNVYSHSFTRTGSVFNRMPVALLLLFLLSVVSCGPRAIGRGVLLWAPEDLDIPGGAAVEILSESELRGSYQLRYVPGGEEDGEQIFEAETWRVRRIDDRDELESARERYAEFAPYFGVAEIQALPVRDSMGTGPSSSIIYRMRQGEQAKIISRSEDVVPVGGLEDYWFEILTSDGTRGYVYGYRLDVVDAQGVSTEKTAASEDAFLDAVLNSVWRPDYFAWMINDNVYDLTRFKDEYRFEHDGENRTFTLNTREISAEFPYEEVFRARYKEYVVAGTSLQITTFSENSISIQFTRDGETIQESLVRIDRDVSEIIENERQRREDVKTAFLSMGKSFRSSQYGSMQFSEDGSLEWRGYNALDSSILPSWFQGRGDLAFNLYLARDLRSSYDGAVSITRPGISISESLNFLYRRTDQGIQLEFVPGENIDRNVILKQALTPFVIFFSIQE
- a CDS encoding LysM peptidoglycan-binding domain-containing protein, translating into MIPNRKLRSGRPFSSFSGLPGSIHAVQLILIFFLICSPTGIHSLPRRNNPEAAWENGPGPGEEHSVKSSAPASPLPSLQTHAGPMMFASFSQHDLLHPRVIAELDERTRNDSLSAHWSAMIRSELYRDYIRSEILRQRVPTELMAVAYIESSFDVMAESRTGARGLWQFADNSLAPWLSRSETFPRFDERFDFRKSTIAAMEKLMINRRETGDWISAVAAYNGGLGRLSRSLAALNRRGTGNGSAPAPNPADTPGETLSPFWSLDIQDEGEPYVREAGNISRETANYIPRYIAASVIAAYPGRFGIRLNWSAPLHWEHLSPGIEIELTTLAGESGVPLQILRAGNGEYLDGIIPGGAHELKFPRRYSSAVRSALGSLRKTREPSGPGYYTVKPGDTLWSISRSHGIDLENLRKLNNLEQDNIIHAGMQLRLADESADTSN